From one Thunnus maccoyii chromosome 6, fThuMac1.1, whole genome shotgun sequence genomic stretch:
- the triap1 gene encoding TP53-regulated inhibitor of apoptosis 1, which produces MNSVGEACTDLKREYDQCFNRWFAEKFLKGDRSGDPCTESFRRYQRCVQKAIREKDIPVDGVEFMGPNKDKPES; this is translated from the coding sequence ATGAACAGCGTCGGAGAGGCTTGCACCGACCTGAAGCGGGAGTACGACCAGTGCTTCAACCGCTGGTTCGCGGAGAAGTTCCTGAAGGGGGACCGGAGCGGAGACCCGTGCACCGAGAGCTTCCGGAGGTACCAGCGCTGCGTGCAGAAGGCCATCAGGGAGAAGGACATCCCGGTAGACGGCGTGGAGTTCATGGGCCCCAACAAGGACAAGCCCGAGAGCTGA